The Sesamum indicum cultivar Zhongzhi No. 13 linkage group LG1, S_indicum_v1.0, whole genome shotgun sequence genome includes a window with the following:
- the LOC105172775 gene encoding ATP-dependent helicase BRM isoform X2, with translation MQLPQQPRKFIDLGQQHGTSKVPEQSHSRSQGVEQQMLNPIQQAYLQYAFQAAQQKSVQSQQQMKPGMFGSLGKDQEMRMGNMQMQDLVSIQSANSQASSSKKSSEQVAQSDKQADHSQRPAPDHRTDPKLNHPTLLGQVIPSAPMLGPQSQQNMMNMTSNLAAQMQAMQALALERNIDLSHPANANVMAQLIPLMQTRMVAQQKANENTAAMQSVSFAKQHVTSPQIGNESSPHGNSSSDVSGQSGSSKARQAVSHSNLGVTSSATLVNNSGNKPVQQLSMHGRDNHLPPRLPTLLGHGIPPVHPSQSSGNVSQGVESVVAKTSATVPDAPQVQNGRQCNRSPQSVTPSNDGDAGIASTSQGGSVSQMRQSHVGFTKQQLHVLKAQILAFRRLKKGDGTLPRELLQAIAPPPLDLQAQQVSPPPVSVCKDRSGGENVNEHARNVESTEKGPQVVKSPAGVSNLKEEGSGDNRAAALTVNVQSSTTTAREPRFLAPPGKEEQQSLGSSGKSEQDPEPGNQKTPVRGDVAADRGKAIATQSNVSDSIQVKKPIQASNTTQPKDGGSTRKYHGPLFDFPVFTRKHETLGSSMMNNNNNLTLAYDIKDLFADEGGEIRKRKRAEKIEKIDKILAVNLERKRIRPDLVIRLQIESKKLQLAECQARLRDEIEQQQQEIMAMPDRPYRKFVRLCERQRQELNRQSQANQKAIREKQLKSIFQWRKKLLEAHWGIRDARTARNRGVHKYHERMLREFSKRKDDDRNKRMEALKNNDVERYREMLLEQQTNIPGEAAERYAVLSSFLTQTEEYLHKLGSKITAAKNQQEVEEAANAAAAAARAQGLSEEEVRAAAACAREEVMIRNRFSEMNAPRDSSSVNKYYNLAHAVNEKVIRQPSMLRAGTLRDYQLVGLQWMLSLYNNKLNGILADEMGLGKTVQVMALIAYLMEFKGNYGPHLIIVPNAVLVNWKSELHNWLPTVSCIYYVGGKDQRSKLFSQEVLALKFNVLVTTYEFVMYDRSKLSKIDWKYIIIDEAQRMKDRESVLARDLDRYRCQRRLLLTGTPLQNDLKELWSLLNLLLPEVFDNRKAFHDWFSQPFQKEGPTHNAEDDWLETEKKVIIIHRLHQILEPFMLRRRVEDVEGSLPPKVSIVMKCRMSAIQSAIYDWIKSTGTLRVDPEDERRKVQKNPIYQAKTYKTLNNRCMELRKACNHPLLNYPYFSDFSKDFLVRSCGKLWVLDRILIKLQRTGHRVLLFSTMTKLLDIMEEYLQWRRLVFRRIDGMTSLEDRESAIVEFNRPDTDCFIFLLSIRAAGRGLNLQSADTVIIYDPDPNPKNEEQAVARAHRIGQTREVKVIYMEAVVDKISSHQKEDEFRNGGTVDSDDDLAGKDRYMGSIESLIRNNIQQYKIDMADEVINAGRFDQRTTHEERRLTLETLLHDEERYQETVHDVPSLHEVNRMIARSEEEVELFDQMDEELDWAEDMTRYDQVPDWLRASTKEVNATIANLSKKPSKNALYGGAIGMDSTEVASETERKRGRPRGKIPIYTELDEENGEFSEASSEDRNGYSIQEEEGEIGEFEDDESTEAPRVNKDQSEEDGPVSADGYEYQRALDSVRNNNIIEEAGSSGSSSHNRKLMRMVSPSVSSQKFGSLSALDSRSNSRSKKLADELEEGEIAVSGDSPMDQQQSGSWIQEREEGEDEQVLQPKVKRKRSIRLRPRHTTERSEEKHSDKSSLRRADPSQLPFQVDHKYKSQAREDRAHKVLGDTVSLKSDKNNSSVKDKRTLVSRKQAANVQGSLKSGRVTYGSAPADDATENLNLDSKVVKGPKSTGNIMSEVIQRKCKNVINKLQRRIDNEGHQIVPLLTELWRRIENSSGIGGAGDNILDLRKIQIRVDKFEYSGVMELVSDVQLMLKCGMQYHGFSYEVRSEARKVHDLFFDILNVAFSDTDFREARNSMSFSASVATPATGPSSRQAPAGPSKRQKSVKDVDSDNSPFQKPQSRAPFHTVESTKVRSYVPHKESKLGSSSSRELSQPDDARLFTHPGDLVICKKKRKDREKSAAKSGSGSAGPLSPTGLGRSIKSPGSISGAKDTGSSQQSSTQGWAALSPQQGNNSGGSVGWANPVKRMRTDAGRRRPSHL, from the exons ATGCAGCTACCTCAACAACCCAGGAAGTTCATCGATCTGGGCCAACAGCATGGTACTTCCAAGGTCCCAGAACAGAGTCACAGTAGGAGTCAAGGTGTTGAGCAACAAATGTTGAATCCTATCCAACAGGCTTACTTACAATATGCATTCCAGGCAGCCCAACAGAAATCTGTACAATCTCAGCAGCAGATGAAACCAGGAATGTTTGGTTCTCTTGGAAAAGATCAAGAAATGCGGATGGGAAATATGCAGATGCAAGATCTCGTTTCCATCCAATCAGCAAATTCTCAGGCATCCTCCTCCAAGAAGTCATCTGAGCAGGTTGCGCAGAGTGACAAACAGGCAGATCACAGTCAGCGGCCTGCGCCCGACCATAGAACTGATCCAAAATTGAATCATCCTACACTACTTGGCCAAGTAATCCCATCGGCACCTATGTTGGGGCCACAATCTCAGCAAAATATGATGAACATGACGAGCAATCTGGCTGCACAGATGCAGGCAATGCAGGCTTTGGCGCTTGAGCGTAATATTGACCTGTCACATCCCGCAAATGCAAATGTAATGGCACAGCTTATTCCTCTCATGCAGACCAGAATGGTTGCTCAGCAGAAGGCAAATGAAAATACTGCTGCTATGCAGTCTGTATCTTTTGCAAAACAGCATGTTACCTCACCACAGATTGGTAACGAAAGTAGTCCACATGGTAACTCGTCAAGTGATGTCTCAGGGCAATCTGGTTCTTCTAAAGCTAGGCAGGCAGTTTCCCATAGTAATCTCGGTGTAACTTCAAGTGCAACTCTAGTTAACAACTCTGGCAACAAACCTGTGCAACAATTGTCTATGCACGGTAGAGACAACCACTTGCCCCCAAGGCTGCCTACTTTGCTCGGCCATGGAATACCTCCTGTGCATCCATCACAGTCATCTGGGAATGTGAGCCAAGGGGTTGAAAGCGTAGTAGCAAAAACTTCGGCCACTGTCCCAGATGCTCCTCAGGTTCAAAATGGCAGGCAATGCAATCGATCTCCACAATCTGTAACTCCATCTAATGATGGGGATGCAGGAATTGCATCAACATCTCAGGGTGGATCAGTTTCCCAGATGCGACAATCACATGTTGGGTTTACCAAGCAGCAACTGCATGTACTTAAGGCACAAATACTAGCATTTAGGCGCCTAAAG AAAGGTGATGGAACTTTGCCACGTGAATTGCTCCAAGCCATTGCACCACCACCACTTGATTTGCAGGCACAACAGGTATCTCCACCCCCTGTAAGTGTTTGCAAGGATAGATCAGGTGGAGAAAATGTTAATGAGCATGCAAGAAATGTGGAATCAACTGAGAAGGGGCCTCAGGTTGTAAAATCACCAGCAGGAGtaagtaatttaaaagaaGAAGGTTCAGGGGATAACAGGGCAGCTGCCTTAACAGTTAACGTGCAAAGCTCCACAACCACAGCAAGGGAGCCGAGATTTTTGGCTCCTCCCGGGAAAGAAGAGCAGCAGAGCCTTGGTAGTTCTGGGAAGTCTGAACAGGATCCTGAGCCAGGCAACCAGAAAACTCCTGTCAGGGGTGATGTTGCCGCCGACAGGGGTAAAGCAATTGCCACACAGTCAAATGTTTCAGATTCAATTCAAGTCAAGAAACCTATTCAAGCGAGTAACACAACCCAGCCTAAGGATGGTGGTTCGACTAGAAAGTATCATGGGCCTTTATTTGATTTCCCTGTCTTCACCAGGAAACACGAGACTCTTGGATCCTCTATGatgaacaataataataatttgaccCTAGCATATGATATTAAAGACCTTTTTGCTGATGAAGGTGGAGAGATCCGTAAAAGGAAAAGAGCagagaaaatagagaagaTTGATAAAATACTTGCTGTAAACttagagagaaagagaattaGACCAGATCTTGTCATACGGCTACAAATTGAATCAAAAAAGCTTCAGCTTGCAGAGTGTCAGGCACGCTTAAGGGATGAGATTGAACAACAACAGCAAGAAATAATGGCTATGCCTGATAGACCATATCGGAAATTTGTTCGACTGTGTGAGCGTCAACGTCAAGAGCTTAACAGGCAATCACAGGCCAATCAGAAGGCAATTAGGGAGAAGCAACTGAAATCCATATTCCAGTGGCGCAAGAAGCTTCTTGAGGCTCATTGGGGCATCCGTGATGCTCGAACTGCCCGCAATAGAGGAGTCCACAAATATCATGAAAGGATGCTGAGGGAGTTCTCCAAGAGAAAGGATGATGACCGCAATAAAAGGATGGAAgctttgaaaaataatgatgtAGAAAGATATAGGGAGATGTTGCTGGAACAACAAACTAACATACCTGGGGAAGCTGCAGAAAGATATGCTGTTCTGTCATCGTTTTTAACACAAACTGAAGAGTATCTTCACAAGCTTGGAAGTAAAATAACAGCTGCTAAAAATCAGCAGGAGGTCGAGGAAGCAGCTAATGCTGCTGCAGCTGCCGCACGTGCACAG GGTCTTTCTGAAGAAGAAGTAAGAGCTGCTGCTGCCTGTGCCAGAGAAGAAGTGATGATAAGGAATCGCTTTTCTGAGATGAATGCACCAAGAGATAGTTCATCAGTTAACAA GTATTACAATCTTGCACATGCTGTCAATGAAAAGGTCATTAGGCAGCCCTCAATGTTACGAGCTGGAACGCTACGCGATTATCAGCTG GTGGGTCTGCAATGGATGTTATCTTTATacaacaacaaattaaatggAATTTTGGCTGATGAGATGGGTCTTGGAAAGACTGTGCAG GTCATGGCCTTGATTGCGTATTTGATGGAGTTCAAAGGGAACTATGGTCCGCATCTTATTATTGTTCCTAATGCTGTTCTCGTGAACTGGAAG AGTGAATTGCACAATTGGCTTCCAACTGTTTCCTGCATATATTACGTTGGTGGGAAGGACCAAAGATCGAAATTGTTTTCTCAA GAAGTGTTAGCCTTGAAGTTTAATGTCCTCGTGACCACCTATGAGTTCGTTATGTATGATCgttcaaaactttcaaaaattgattggaaatatattataattgatgaaGCACAACGGATGAAGGACAGAGAGTCTGTATTAGCTCGTGATCTTGATAGATATCGCTGCCAAAGGCGCTTGCTTCTCACAGGGACGCCATTGCAG AACGATCTTAAAGAACTTTGGTCTCTTCTGAACCTTCTGCTCCCAGAAGTCTTTGATAATCGAAAAGCATTCCATGATTGGTTCTCTCAACCATTCCAAAAAGAAGGCCCCACGCACAATGCTGAGGATGACTGGCTCGAGACTGAGAAGAAGGTGATAATTATCCATAGacttcatcaaattttagagCCTTTTATGCTCAGGCGTCGTGTTGAAGATGTGGAAGGATCACTTCCTCCAAAG GTTTCAATTGTTATGAAATGCAGAATGTCTGCAATACAGAGTGCCATTTATGATTGGATAAAATCCACTGGCACTCTTAGGGTTGATCCTGAGGATGAAAGGCGCAAGGTTCAAAAGAATCCAATTTATCAGGCTAAAACTTACAAAACTTTAAACAATAGATGCATGGAGCTAAGAAAAGCCTGCAATCATCCTTTGCTAAATTACCCATATTTCAGTGACTTTTCGAAGGATTTTCTTGTGAGATCATGCGGAAAATTGTGGGTTCTGGACAGGATTTTGATTAAGCTTCAGAGAACTGGACATAGGGTGCTGCTCTTTAGTACCATGACTAAGCTTCTTGACATAATGGAAGAATATTTACAGTGGCGAAGGCTTGTATTCAGAAGAATCGATGGGATGACTAGTTTGGAAGACCGTGAAAGTGCTATCGTGGAATTTAACCGTCCAGATACTgattgctttattttcttgctcaGCATTCGTGCTGCAGGACGGGGTCTGAATCTTCAGTCTGCTGACACAGTCATCATATATGATCCAGATCCAAATCCAAAAAATGAGGAACAGGCTGTGGCTCGAGCCCATCGTATTGGGCAGACTAGGGAGGTGAAAGTCATTTATATGGAAGCTGTGGTAGACAAAATATCCAGTCATCAGAAAGAAGATGAATTCAGGAACGGAGGAACAGTTGATTCAGATGACGACCTTGCTGGCAAGGACCGATACATGGGTTCAATTGAAAGTTTGATTCGAAATAATATCCAACAGTATAAGATTGACATGGCTGATGAAGTTATTAATGCTGGGCGGTTTGATCAGAGGACCACACATGAAGAGAGGCGGCTGACTTTGGAAACCCTGTTGCATGATGAAGAAAGATACCAAGAAACAGTTCATGATGTTCCATCGCTTCATGAGGTGAACCGCATGATTGCCAGGAGCGAGGAAGAAGTAGAGCTCTTTGATCAGATGGATGAAGAACTTGACTGGGCAGAGGACATGACTCGTTACGATCAGGTTCCTGATTGGCTTCGTGCTAGTACAAAAGAAGTAAATGCCACCATTGCAAATTTATCAAAGAAGCCATCAAAGAATGCTTTATATGGAGGAGCTATTGGCATGGATTCCACTGAAGTAGCCTCTGAAACCGAGAGAAAAAGGGGGAGACCCAGGGGAAAAATTCCCATTTATACTGAATTGGAtgaagaaaatggagaattttcaGAAGCCAGTTCCGAGGATAGGAATGGATATTCCATTCAggaagaagaaggagaaatCGGGGAGTTTGAAGATGATGAGTCCACTGAGGCGCCTCGAGTTAATAAAGATCAATCGGAAGAAGATGGTCCTGTTTCTGCTGATGGATACGAGTACCAAAGAGCTTTGGACAGCGTCagaaacaataatataattgaagaaGCGGGTTCATCTGGATCATCTTCacacaatagaaaattaatgcGAATGGTATCTCCATCTGTATCTTCTCAAAAGTTTGGATCACTTTCTGCTTTGGATAGTAGGTCCAACTCCCGATCAAAGAAGTTG GCAGACGAGTTAGAAGAAGGAGAAATTGCTGTCTCGGGGGATTCTCCAATGGACCAACAGCAATCTGGTAGCTGGATCCAAGAGCGTGAAGAAGGTGAAGACGAACAGGTGTTGCAGCCTAAGGTAAAACGGAAGAGGAGTATACGACTTCGCCCCCGTCATACTACGGAGAGGTCAGAGGAGAAGCACAGTGACAAGTCATCTCTTCGCCGAGCTGATCCTTCTCAGTTGCCGTTCCAGGTGGACCATAAATACAAGTCTCAAGCAAGGGAAGACCGTGCACATAAGGTCCTTGGAGATACTGTTTCACTGAAATCtgacaaaaataattcatcgGTCAAGGACAAACGAACTTTAGTCTCAAGGAAACAAGCAGCTAATGTACAGGGGTCCCTTAAATCTGGGAGAGTAACTTATGGCTCTGCTCCTGCAGATGATGCTACTGAAAATCTAAACTTGGACAGTAAAGTTGTGAAAGGGCCTAAAAGTACTGGCAATATAATGTCTGAGGTCATCCAGAGAAAG tgcaaaaatgttataaataagCTCCAGAGAAGAATAGACAATGAAGGTCATCAAATAGTACCACTGCTAACTGAACTGTGGAGAAGAATTGAAAACTCCAGTGGGATTGGTGGGGCAGGAGATAACATTTTGGATTTAAGAAAGATCCAAATCCGTGTTGACAAGTTCGAGTACAGCGGAGTCATGGAGCTTGTATCTGATGTACAGCTTATGTTGAAGTGTGGCATGCAGTATCATGGGTTCTCATATGAG GTGAGATCGGAGGCAAGGAAAGTCCATGATCTCTTCTTTGATATATTGAACGTAGCATTTTCAGACACTGATTTTCGAGAGGCCAGAAATTCCATGTCTTTCTCTGCTTCTGTTGCTACACCAGCCACTGGTCCATCTTCAAGACAGGCGCCTGCTGGTCCAAGCAAGCGCCAAAAATCGGTAAAAGATGTGGATTCTGACAATAGTCCTTTCCAGAAGCCGCAGAGTCGAGCTCCCTTTCATACTGTTGAAAGCACTAAGGTCCGGAGCTATGTCCCTCACAAAGAATCGAAGCTTGGAAGTAGCAGTAGCCGGGAGCTTAGCCAACCAGATGATGCACGTCTGTTTACTCATCCTGGGGACCTTGTTATCTgcaaaaagaagaggaaagatAGGGAAAAGTCGGCTGCAAAGTCTGGGAGTGGATCTGCGGGTCCTCTCTCCCCTACTGGCCTAGGTCGTAGTATCAAAAGCCCAGGCTCGATTTCGGGTGCCAAGGATACAGGATCAAGCCAACAAAGTTCCACACAAGGGTGGGCTGCTCTGTCTCCTCAGCAAGGGAACAACAGTGGTGGCTCTGTTGGATGGGCGAATCCTGTAAAGAGGATGAGAACTGATGCTGGAAGGAGGCGTCCTAGCCATTTGTGA